A window of the Chelonoidis abingdonii isolate Lonesome George chromosome 19, CheloAbing_2.0, whole genome shotgun sequence genome harbors these coding sequences:
- the TRADD gene encoding tumor necrosis factor receptor type 1-associated DEATH domain protein, protein MADSSDLWIGSAYLFLQSTSEKIVLPSLYGSSHQKSSVFKALKLALADSTGSLHGVDMLKVHCSEPHLIIQLKFCMRENCRKFLQSYRAGLFRESLQNHLQVTLSMTAVPVQVELKAGSEQLDRMLNEEERCLDCIYKEKPDRLRDEEIAELEESFRSLTCRQQSNNTTPSNNCNSLNSSSLSYCSGGSSLPPGATFIFQEQQFANRTLTPDDHQKFAKLVSKKWKQVGRSLQKNCRALRDPVIDNLAHEYDREGLYEQAYQLLLKFIQSEGKRATLQRLIAALEENSLITLAEELLGLHPSENDTS, encoded by the exons ATGGCAGACAGCTCTGATCTCTGGATTGGCAGCGCTTATCTATTTCTCCAGTCGACATCTGAGAAGATTGTCCTGCCCTCTCTTTATGGAAGCTCCCACCAGAAATCTAGCGTGTTCAAGGCCCTCAAGTTGGCGTTAGCAG ATTCCACAGGCAGCCTGCATGGCGTCGACATGCTCAAAGTGCACTGCAGTGAGCCGCACCTGATTATCCAGCTTAAATTCTGCATGCGAGAGAACTGCCGCAAATTCCTTCAGAGCTACCGGGCCGGGTTGTTCCGGGAGTCTCTCCAGAATCACCTCCAAGTCACCCTGTCAATGACAGCCGTACCTGTTCAAGTGGAGCTGAAGGCTGGCAGCGAGCAGCTGGACCGCATGCTGAATGAGGAGGAGCGTTGTTTGGACTGTATCTACAAAGAAAAG CCCGACCGCCTGAGGGACGAGGAAATTGCAGAGCTAGAGGAATCTTTCAGGAGCCTGACTTGTCGACAGCAGAGCAACAACACGACCCCTTCAAACAACTGCAACTCTTTGAACTCCTCATCTCTGTCTTATTGTTCAGGGGGGAGCTCTCTGCCCCCAGGCGCCACTTTCATCTTTCAGGAACAACAATTTG CCAACAGAACACTCACGCCAGATGACCATCAAAAATTTGCCAAGCTCGTGTCGAAGAAATGGAAGCAGGTGGGTAGGTCTTTGCAGAAGAACTGCCGAGCCCTTCGGGATCCTGTCATAGACAACCTGGCTCACGAATATGACCGAGAGGGATTGTATGAGCAAGCGTACCAGCTCCTTCTCAAGTTTATCCAGTCGGAGGGCAAGAGAGCCACGTTACAGAGGCTGATTGCAGCCCTGGAGGAAAACAGTCTCATAACCTTAGCAGAGGAACTCCTGGGTCTCCACCCTAGTGAAAACGACACATCTTAG